From a region of the Myroides sp. JBRI-B21084 genome:
- a CDS encoding N-acetylmuramoyl-L-alanine amidase family protein: protein MFINKFKAVCIAAILCAGYTVNAQNFKVVLDAGHGGHDFGAVRGNYVEKKIVLDVTLKVGELLKKDKNIELVFTRRNDVFVELRERTEIANREKADVFVSIHANAVANAPAASGTETYVMGTSKNASNLEVAKRENAVITLEDDYQKNYAGYDPSRPESLIGLTLIQEQFVTQSIELASKIQTRFTNDAERKNRGVKQGPFWVLHGAFMPSILIELGFISNSEEGAYLNSEEGKNEMALSIANAILDYKRQYHSASETLQTLPKETNTRPVKVESKKVDSVQEKVTPTPPAQKSTVTELKPETVTTTGVSFKVQIAASSKNVDLEPSNFKGLNNITVVKEGSMYKYFYNETTDYDHARKALEVAKNKGYNSAFLVAYKNGKKISIQQAINK from the coding sequence ATGTTTATAAATAAGTTTAAAGCTGTATGTATAGCTGCAATTTTATGTGCTGGATATACAGTTAATGCCCAAAATTTTAAAGTAGTTTTAGATGCTGGGCATGGTGGGCACGACTTTGGAGCAGTTCGTGGAAATTATGTAGAAAAAAAGATTGTTTTAGATGTAACTTTAAAAGTAGGTGAACTACTTAAAAAAGATAAAAATATAGAGTTGGTTTTTACACGCAGAAATGATGTTTTTGTTGAATTAAGAGAGCGTACCGAAATTGCCAACCGCGAAAAGGCCGATGTGTTTGTATCAATACATGCTAATGCTGTTGCTAATGCACCAGCTGCATCGGGTACAGAAACATATGTAATGGGAACCAGTAAAAATGCTTCGAATTTAGAAGTAGCTAAACGCGAGAATGCCGTTATTACTTTAGAAGACGATTATCAAAAGAATTATGCGGGTTATGATCCAAGCAGACCCGAATCGTTAATTGGTTTAACTTTAATTCAAGAACAATTTGTTACGCAAAGTATAGAGTTGGCTTCAAAAATTCAAACTCGTTTTACAAACGATGCCGAACGAAAAAATCGCGGTGTAAAACAAGGTCCTTTTTGGGTATTACACGGTGCTTTTATGCCAAGTATTTTAATAGAATTAGGTTTTATTTCAAATAGCGAAGAAGGTGCTTATTTAAATAGCGAAGAAGGTAAAAATGAAATGGCACTTTCTATTGCCAATGCAATTCTTGACTATAAACGCCAGTATCATTCTGCTAGTGAAACATTGCAAACTTTGCCTAAAGAAACTAATACACGACCTGTAAAAGTTGAAAGCAAAAAAGTAGATAGTGTACAGGAAAAAGTTACTCCAACTCCGCCTGCACAAAAATCAACCGTTACAGAATTAAAACCAGAAACAGTTACAACAACAGGTGTATCTTTTAAAGTACAAATTGCTGCAAGTAGTAAAAATGTTGATTTAGAACCTAGTAATTTTAAAGGTTTAAACAATATTACTGTTGTAAAAGAAGGCAGCATGTATAAATATTTTTATAACGAAACAACTGACTACGATCACGCACGTAAAGCATTAGAGGTTGCTAAAAACAAAGGATACAATTCGGCATTTTTAGTTGCATATAAAAACGGAAAAAAAATAAGCATACAACAAGCAATAAATAAATAA
- a CDS encoding MlaD family protein: MKIALTREIKTAILVLLSIGMLIWGYTFLNGKNLFNNSRTFFVEYDNVEGLTTASSVTVNGMVVGKVHHISLQEQGKLLVELMMTEKVDIPKSTRAVIYSPDLIGGKQISLQINYNDKNFAQSGDYLQPGILNGIVDELGAKVDPIAKKLDSVLYNVNILVQSLNKTLDPATQKNLQEALAQLNATMHNANGITGKFDKIVTNNEAKINNMVTDFNNTSKNLSAFSNDLDKIQLQKLQDILTKFDNAAGNLDNMLNDANNGKGNIGKLMKEEQLYNNLEQTTKELNQLLEDVKLNPSRYINISVFGKKTQPYQAPVQQ, encoded by the coding sequence TTGAAAATAGCTTTAACACGCGAGATAAAAACAGCCATTTTGGTACTTTTATCTATAGGAATGTTAATTTGGGGATACACTTTTTTAAACGGTAAAAACCTATTTAATAATTCACGTACTTTTTTTGTGGAGTATGATAATGTAGAAGGATTAACAACAGCTTCATCGGTAACAGTAAATGGAATGGTAGTAGGTAAAGTACACCATATATCGTTACAAGAGCAAGGTAAATTATTGGTAGAATTAATGATGACTGAAAAGGTTGATATACCAAAATCTACAAGAGCAGTAATTTATTCACCAGATTTAATTGGTGGCAAACAAATTTCATTGCAAATAAATTACAACGATAAAAATTTTGCTCAAAGCGGTGATTATTTACAACCAGGAATTTTAAATGGTATTGTTGATGAATTAGGTGCTAAAGTAGATCCAATTGCTAAAAAATTAGATTCGGTTTTATACAATGTTAACATTTTGGTACAATCTTTAAATAAAACGTTAGATCCAGCAACACAAAAAAATTTACAAGAAGCCCTTGCACAACTTAATGCAACCATGCACAATGCAAACGGTATTACTGGTAAATTTGATAAAATTGTTACCAATAACGAAGCTAAAATAAACAACATGGTAACCGATTTTAACAATACATCAAAAAACTTATCGGCTTTTTCAAACGATTTAGATAAAATACAACTTCAAAAATTACAAGATATTTTAACTAAATTTGATAACGCCGCAGGTAATTTAGACAACATGTTAAACGATGCCAATAATGGTAAAGGGAATATTGGTAAGTTAATGAAAGAAGAACAATTGTATAACAATTTAGAACAAACAACTAAAGAATTAAACCAATTGTTAGAAGACGTTAAATTAAACCCAAGCCGTTACATAAATATTTCGGTATTTGGCAAAAAAACACAGCCGTACCAAGCACCCGTACAACAATAG
- a CDS encoding 4Fe-4S dicluster domain-containing protein, translated as MHILSSLLFITLTVVGFGFFAINAKKIYRNIKLGQPVDRTDNPQNRWRNMLLVAFGQKKMFARPIPALLHLAIYVAFMITQIELIEIFIDGIFGTHRIFKDSLGGFYTFMISLIEILSLAALFATLVFLSRRNLLKLPRLNMHDLLGWPKKDANLILMMEIILVLCIFTMNGTDEVLFNMGKSHFAGQGSFNFSVSQYLGPAVFGSLSEGALHVLERIGWWGHFIMVLCFLNYLYYSKHLHILLAFPNTYFANLKPLGAFDNLESVTNEVKLMMDPNADPFAAPAPDENAVPAKFGAQDVQDLNWVQLLNAYSCTECGRCTSSCPANITGKKLSPRAIMMKTRDRLEEVGKNIDANKGTFVPDGKTLLNDYITTEELWACTTCNACVEECPIEISPVSIIMDMRRYLVMEQSAAPMELNAMMTNIENNAAPWQYSQMDRLNWKDEN; from the coding sequence ATGCATATTTTAAGCAGTTTATTATTCATAACTTTAACAGTAGTTGGGTTTGGTTTTTTTGCAATTAATGCTAAAAAAATCTACCGCAACATTAAGTTAGGGCAACCTGTAGATAGAACAGATAACCCACAAAACCGTTGGCGCAACATGCTTTTGGTTGCTTTTGGTCAAAAAAAGATGTTTGCCAGACCTATTCCAGCCTTATTGCACCTTGCAATTTATGTAGCCTTTATGATTACCCAAATTGAATTAATAGAAATTTTTATTGATGGTATTTTTGGTACGCATAGAATTTTTAAAGATTCGTTAGGTGGTTTTTACACATTTATGATAAGCTTAATTGAAATACTTTCTTTAGCAGCATTGTTTGCAACTTTAGTATTTTTATCACGAAGAAATCTATTAAAATTACCACGTTTAAACATGCACGATCTTTTAGGTTGGCCTAAAAAAGATGCAAACTTAATTTTAATGATGGAAATTATTTTAGTGCTTTGCATTTTTACCATGAACGGTACCGATGAGGTTTTGTTCAACATGGGCAAATCACATTTTGCAGGTCAAGGTTCGTTTAACTTTTCAGTTTCACAATACTTAGGTCCAGCTGTTTTTGGTTCTTTAAGCGAAGGTGCTTTACATGTTTTAGAGCGCATAGGGTGGTGGGGACACTTTATAATGGTTTTATGTTTCTTAAATTATTTATATTATTCAAAACATTTACATATACTTTTAGCGTTTCCAAACACTTATTTTGCCAATTTAAAACCTTTAGGTGCATTTGATAATTTAGAATCGGTTACTAACGAAGTTAAATTAATGATGGATCCTAACGCTGATCCTTTTGCAGCACCTGCGCCTGATGAAAATGCAGTGCCTGCTAAATTTGGCGCACAAGACGTGCAAGATTTAAATTGGGTACAGCTTTTAAATGCTTATTCATGTACAGAATGTGGACGTTGTACATCATCTTGTCCTGCAAATATTACAGGTAAAAAATTATCACCTCGTGCCATTATGATGAAGACCCGCGACCGTTTAGAAGAGGTAGGTAAAAACATCGATGCTAACAAAGGAACTTTTGTTCCCGATGGTAAAACGCTTTTAAACGATTACATTACTACCGAAGAATTATGGGCGTGTACAACTTGTAATGCATGTGTTGAAGAATGTCCAATAGAAATTAGTCCCGTATCAATTATTATGGATATGCGTCGCTATTTAGTAATGGAACAAAGCGCAGCTCCTATGGAATTAAACGCTATGATGACCAATATCGAAAACAATGCGGCTCCTTGGCAATACAGCCAAATGGATCGTTTAAATTGGAAAGACGAGAATTAG
- a CDS encoding (Fe-S)-binding protein, with the protein MSENLVVPTMAEMMAKGEQPEVLFWVGCSGSFDDRAKKITKAFVRILNKANVKFAVLGTEEGCTGDPAKRAGNEFLFQMQAMMNIQVFDGYEVKKIVTACPHCFNTIKNEYPELGGTYEVVHHTEFLKSLLDEGRLTIEGGKFKGKRITFHDPCYLGRANKVYEAPRELIQKLDAELVEMKRSKANGLCCGAGGAQMFKEPEKGNKDVNMERTDDALEVKPNIIAAGCPFCNTMLTDGVKFNHKEGDVQVLDVAELIANAQDL; encoded by the coding sequence ATGTCAGAAAATTTAGTAGTGCCTACAATGGCAGAAATGATGGCAAAGGGTGAACAACCAGAAGTTTTATTTTGGGTTGGTTGTTCAGGAAGTTTTGACGACAGAGCAAAAAAAATAACAAAAGCGTTTGTACGCATTTTAAATAAAGCAAATGTTAAATTTGCAGTTTTAGGAACTGAAGAAGGTTGTACGGGTGACCCTGCGAAACGTGCCGGTAACGAATTTTTGTTTCAAATGCAAGCAATGATGAATATTCAAGTGTTCGATGGTTACGAGGTTAAGAAAATTGTAACTGCTTGCCCGCATTGTTTTAATACCATTAAAAACGAATATCCTGAGTTAGGTGGAACGTACGAAGTAGTACATCATACCGAATTTTTAAAATCGTTGTTAGATGAAGGCCGTTTAACTATTGAAGGAGGAAAATTTAAAGGGAAACGTATTACTTTTCACGACCCTTGTTATTTGGGACGTGCGAACAAAGTGTATGAAGCTCCACGTGAATTAATTCAAAAATTAGATGCTGAATTGGTTGAAATGAAACGCTCTAAAGCAAACGGTTTATGTTGTGGTGCAGGTGGTGCACAAATGTTTAAAGAACCTGAAAAAGGTAATAAAGACGTAAACATGGAACGTACCGATGATGCTTTAGAAGTAAAACCAAATATTATTGCCGCTGGTTGCCCTTTTTGTAACACCATGTTAACCGATGGTGTAAAGTTTAACCACAAAGAAGGCGATGTTCAGGTTTTAGACGTAGCCGAATTAATTGCAAATGCACAAGATTTGTAA
- a CDS encoding ABC transporter ATPase, with translation MLIPFDEMPKSARIWIYQSNRKMTDEEVATAHQLLTNFVENWVAHSTPLKASYLIKYNRFIVLAVDNEYHPASGCAIDSSVRIIQDLEQKFGVDLLDKMNVTYKTGEFIAHKSLIDFKKMAKEKAVNANTIVFNNLVNTIEEFEEFWEVPAGESWHSRFF, from the coding sequence ATGTTGATACCCTTTGATGAAATGCCAAAATCGGCACGTATTTGGATTTACCAATCGAATAGAAAAATGACCGATGAAGAGGTGGCAACAGCACACCAATTGTTAACCAATTTTGTTGAGAATTGGGTGGCGCATAGCACGCCTTTAAAAGCATCGTACCTAATAAAATACAACCGCTTTATTGTTTTAGCTGTTGATAATGAATACCATCCGGCTTCTGGTTGCGCTATCGATTCTTCTGTAAGAATCATTCAAGATTTAGAACAAAAATTTGGTGTTGATTTACTTGATAAAATGAACGTTACCTATAAAACAGGCGAGTTTATTGCTCATAAATCATTAATCGATTTTAAAAAAATGGCTAAAGAAAAAGCCGTAAACGCAAATACCATTGTTTTTAATAACTTAGTAAATACCATTGAAGAGTTTGAAGAATTTTGGGAAGTGCCCGCTGGCGAAAGTTGGCACAGCCGATTTTTTTAA
- a CDS encoding T9SS type A sorting domain-containing protein — MKKHLLFIATCLITHLASAQVLLTEDFNSYPTGYLNTDYTGATAGQGGWVMERYTGSTATAMVTPESGKGNVLTMATTGTFVIESVHILQSSGVIDALWNNRTAGNNVLKLEYELYGSGNFYSHGSLYNNTNPFVSISFVNKAPSYSISGRHLGSLNIGQALVKNYTAATFPHSLWHKVEMFIDYTGLKAYFYIPTLNLFEAHAIDPNKNYTPDNIKFQANSLVPGSSVVKYDNIKLSALQAVPAYILSAHNIVSAKFNMYPNPATNVVNITNSENMLVEKITVYNLAGKQISIQNYNNQTEIQLNVANLASGTYMLHLQTNAGLVVKKLVKK; from the coding sequence ATGAAAAAACACCTACTTTTCATAGCAACTTGTTTAATAACCCATTTGGCAAGTGCCCAAGTATTGCTTACCGAAGATTTTAACAGTTACCCAACAGGGTATTTGAATACCGATTATACGGGTGCTACCGCAGGGCAAGGCGGTTGGGTTATGGAACGATATACTGGTTCAACAGCCACTGCAATGGTTACCCCCGAAAGTGGCAAAGGCAATGTACTTACTATGGCAACAACTGGAACTTTTGTAATTGAAAGTGTCCATATTCTACAAAGCAGTGGTGTAATAGACGCATTGTGGAACAACCGTACAGCAGGTAATAATGTACTAAAATTAGAGTATGAATTATATGGCTCGGGTAATTTTTACTCACACGGATCACTTTATAACAATACTAATCCTTTTGTATCTATAAGTTTTGTAAATAAAGCTCCAAGTTACTCAATAAGTGGAAGACATTTAGGTAGTTTAAATATTGGTCAAGCACTTGTAAAAAATTATACAGCAGCTACTTTTCCACATAGCTTATGGCACAAAGTAGAAATGTTTATTGATTACACAGGTTTAAAAGCCTATTTTTACATACCAACGCTTAATCTTTTTGAAGCACATGCTATTGATCCAAACAAAAATTATACCCCCGATAACATAAAATTTCAAGCCAATAGCTTAGTACCGGGGTCATCAGTTGTAAAGTACGATAATATAAAGCTAAGTGCGTTACAAGCCGTACCTGCGTATATTTTAAGTGCACACAATATAGTTTCGGCTAAATTTAATATGTACCCCAACCCAGCAACAAATGTGGTAAACATAACCAACAGCGAAAATATGTTGGTAGAAAAAATTACGGTTTACAACCTTGCAGGTAAGCAAATAAGTATCCAAAACTATAACAACCAAACCGAAATACAATTAAACGTAGCAAACCTTGCAAGTGGCACGTATATGTTGCACTTACAAACCAATGCAGGTTTAGTAGTAAAAAAGTTGGTTAAAAAATAA
- a CDS encoding T9SS type A sorting domain-containing protein: MKKHLLFIATCLIIHLASAQVLFTEDFNSYPTEHLNTDYTGATAGQGGWVVERYTGSTATAMVTPESGKGNVLTMATTGTFVIQVINILQSSGVIDALWNNRTAGNNVLKLEYELYGSGNFYSYGQLDNNTQPIFAYTCFVNKAPKYTIGAKHSGSLNIGQALVKNYTAATFPHSLWHKVEMFIDYTGLKAYFYIPTLNLFEAHAIDPNKNYTPDNIKFQANSLVPGSSVVKYDNIKLSALQTVPAYILSAHNIVSAKFNMYPNPATNVVNITNSENMLVEKVTVYNLAGKQISTQNYNNQTEIQLNVANLASGTYMLHLQTHAGLIVKKLVKK; the protein is encoded by the coding sequence ATGAAAAAACACCTACTTTTCATAGCAACTTGTTTAATAATCCACTTGGCAAGTGCCCAAGTATTGTTTACCGAAGATTTTAACAGTTACCCAACAGAGCATTTGAATACCGATTATACCGGTGCTACCGCAGGGCAAGGCGGTTGGGTTGTGGAACGATATACTGGTTCAACAGCCACTGCAATGGTTACCCCCGAAAGTGGCAAAGGCAATGTACTTACTATGGCAACAACTGGAACTTTTGTTATTCAAGTAATAAATATACTACAAAGCAGCGGTGTAATAGACGCATTGTGGAACAACCGTACAGCAGGTAATAATGTACTAAAATTAGAGTATGAATTATATGGCTCGGGTAATTTTTACTCGTATGGACAACTTGATAACAATACCCAACCTATTTTCGCATATACATGTTTTGTAAATAAAGCTCCGAAATACACAATAGGTGCAAAACATTCGGGTAGTTTAAATATTGGTCAAGCACTTGTAAAAAATTATACAGCAGCTACTTTTCCACATAGCTTATGGCACAAAGTAGAAATGTTTATTGATTACACAGGTTTAAAAGCCTATTTTTACATACCAACGCTTAATCTTTTTGAAGCACATGCTATTGATCCAAACAAAAATTATACCCCCGATAACATAAAATTTCAAGCCAATAGCTTAGTACCGGGGTCATCAGTTGTAAAGTACGATAATATAAAGCTAAGTGCATTACAAACCGTACCTGCGTATATTTTAAGTGCACACAATATAGTTTCGGCTAAATTTAATATGTACCCCAACCCAGCAACAAATGTGGTAAACATAACCAACAGCGAAAATATGTTGGTAGAAAAAGTTACGGTTTACAACCTTGCAGGTAAGCAAATAAGTACCCAAAACTATAACAACCAAACCGAAATACAATTAAACGTAGCAAACCTTGCAAGCGGCACATATATGTTGCACTTACAAACCCATGCGGGTTTAATAGTAAAAAAGTTGGTTAAAAAATAA
- a CDS encoding glycoside hydrolase family 3 N-terminal domain-containing protein, translated as MKKIWVLFILTPLLFFAQSHQKYQSAEKWVDSVYNQMSFNEKVGQLFMVAAYSNRDSKHLQDLLDLVKTKNIGGVIFFQGGPGRQASMTNKLNAVSKVPLFVGIDAEWGLGMRLDSTHVYPWNLNLGAIQNNNLIKQMGQQMGEQAKRLGVHFMFAPVVDINTNPLNPIISNRSFGESKDNVANKATALMQGLQSENVFATAKHFPGHGDTATDSHHSLPKIDFDKKRLDYIELYPYKKLIKDGLASVMVAHLSVPALESQPGVPTSLSYNTITNVLKNDLNFKGLIFTDALNMKGVANHKSPGEVDLAAFLAGNDVLLFAENVPLAVDKFNEAFKNGLFTEERLAHSVKKILLYKFKAGLNKYQSINTQNIYADLNKPEYTSLTYKLFENMVTVVKNDQKIVPLNPTKPQNIAYVKLGDDTNDTFIDALQANQPITIFNQYQIEEHLTDLNAFDLVIVGYHKADGVWKKHDMNATEINLLDKISKSNKTIFVSFVKPYALSEIKSFANMQAVVLGYQNNIIAHRKVADVLFGMQAANGKLSVSVGKHFNEGDGIDTKPNKNLRYSRAIEQGFNETKLKEIDVLVNKAIKNGYMPGAQVLVARNGNIVYNKSFGNLTYNEKDAVTNQTIYDLASLSKMLGTLPMVMKMYNDGKLRFDQKLGNLLPEFKRTDKANITVKEMLTHNSGLTAWIPFYKETLDANGKPLTDLYKPMQSAEFNLQVNDNLYLKSDYKKTILETIASSKLGKKEYKYSDLNFILLAEIVERTYKKPLNELVTQNFYNKINANNLTYLPLTKFDVSQIAPTEIDNYFRHTTVQGYVHDMGAAMMGGVAGHAGLFGNALDVAKMMQLFLDEGAFNGEQLVNTKTIKDFNTCYYCQHGNRRGAGFDKPQLGTSGPTCGCASMQSFGHTGFTGTMAWADPEKNLIYVFLSNRTYPNADDNKLSKSNTREDIQQIIYDALIQ; from the coding sequence ATGAAAAAAATTTGGGTATTATTTATACTTACACCTTTACTGTTTTTTGCACAATCGCATCAAAAATATCAAAGTGCAGAAAAATGGGTCGATAGCGTTTACAACCAAATGTCGTTTAACGAAAAAGTAGGTCAACTTTTTATGGTAGCTGCCTATTCAAACCGCGATAGCAAACACCTACAAGATTTGTTAGATTTGGTTAAAACAAAAAACATAGGGGGTGTTATTTTTTTTCAGGGCGGCCCGGGCAGGCAAGCTAGCATGACAAATAAATTAAATGCAGTTTCAAAAGTACCTTTATTTGTTGGAATTGATGCCGAATGGGGGCTAGGTATGCGTTTAGATTCTACCCATGTTTATCCTTGGAATTTAAATTTAGGTGCTATTCAAAATAACAATTTAATAAAACAAATGGGGCAACAAATGGGCGAACAAGCCAAGCGTTTAGGCGTTCATTTTATGTTTGCACCAGTTGTTGATATCAATACAAATCCATTAAATCCTATTATAAGCAATAGATCGTTTGGCGAATCAAAAGATAATGTTGCTAATAAAGCAACTGCCTTAATGCAAGGTTTACAAAGCGAAAATGTTTTTGCAACTGCAAAGCATTTCCCTGGACACGGCGATACAGCTACCGACTCGCATCATTCGTTACCAAAAATTGATTTCGATAAAAAAAGACTTGATTATATTGAATTGTATCCCTATAAAAAATTAATTAAAGACGGATTGGCTTCGGTTATGGTAGCGCATTTGTCGGTTCCTGCTTTAGAATCGCAGCCGGGCGTACCTACATCTTTATCGTACAACACCATTACAAATGTTCTTAAAAACGATTTAAATTTTAAAGGATTGATTTTTACCGATGCCTTAAACATGAAAGGTGTTGCAAATCATAAATCACCGGGCGAAGTAGATTTAGCTGCATTTTTAGCAGGTAACGATGTGTTGCTTTTTGCCGAAAACGTTCCGCTTGCCGTTGATAAATTTAACGAAGCTTTTAAAAACGGTTTGTTTACAGAGGAGCGTTTGGCTCATTCAGTAAAAAAAATATTGTTGTATAAATTTAAAGCGGGCTTAAACAAGTATCAGTCCATAAATACACAAAATATTTATGCCGATTTAAATAAACCTGAATATACCAGTTTAACGTACAAATTGTTCGAAAACATGGTAACAGTTGTTAAAAATGATCAAAAAATAGTACCGTTAAATCCAACAAAACCTCAGAACATTGCCTATGTAAAGTTAGGCGATGATACAAACGATACTTTTATTGATGCATTACAGGCAAATCAGCCAATAACAATTTTTAATCAGTACCAAATAGAAGAACATTTAACCGATTTAAACGCTTTTGATTTAGTAATTGTTGGTTATCATAAAGCCGATGGTGTTTGGAAAAAACACGATATGAACGCTACCGAAATTAATTTACTCGATAAAATCTCTAAAAGTAACAAAACTATTTTTGTGTCGTTTGTAAAACCTTATGCTTTAAGCGAAATTAAAAGTTTTGCAAATATGCAAGCGGTTGTTTTAGGGTATCAAAACAATATAATTGCGCACCGTAAGGTAGCCGATGTATTATTTGGTATGCAAGCTGCAAATGGTAAGCTTTCGGTTTCTGTTGGCAAACATTTTAATGAAGGAGATGGAATTGATACAAAACCCAATAAAAATTTACGTTACAGCCGCGCAATTGAACAAGGTTTTAACGAAACTAAACTTAAAGAAATAGATGTTTTAGTAAACAAAGCAATTAAAAACGGATACATGCCTGGTGCACAGGTATTAGTAGCGCGCAATGGCAATATTGTTTACAACAAATCGTTTGGAAATTTAACTTATAACGAAAAAGACGCAGTTACCAATCAAACCATTTACGATTTAGCATCGCTTTCTAAAATGTTGGGAACATTGCCAATGGTTATGAAAATGTACAACGATGGAAAGTTACGTTTTGATCAAAAATTAGGCAATTTATTGCCTGAATTTAAACGTACTGATAAAGCAAACATCACCGTAAAAGAAATGTTAACACATAATTCGGGTTTAACAGCTTGGATTCCTTTTTACAAAGAAACATTAGACGCTAACGGAAAACCTTTAACCGATTTGTACAAACCTATGCAATCAGCCGAATTTAACTTACAAGTAAATGATAATTTGTATTTAAAAAGCGATTATAAAAAAACAATTTTAGAAACCATTGCCTCATCAAAACTAGGTAAAAAGGAATACAAATACAGCGATTTAAACTTTATTTTGCTGGCAGAAATTGTTGAAAGAACTTATAAAAAGCCTTTGAACGAATTGGTAACTCAAAATTTTTACAATAAAATAAATGCCAATAACTTAACCTATTTACCGTTAACAAAATTTGATGTATCGCAAATTGCACCAACCGAAATTGATAATTATTTTAGACACACCACCGTGCAAGGTTACGTACACGATATGGGTGCTGCCATGATGGGTGGCGTAGCTGGTCATGCAGGTTTGTTTGGCAATGCTCTTGACGTAGCTAAAATGATGCAGTTGTTTTTAGACGAAGGTGCTTTTAATGGAGAACAATTAGTAAATACTAAAACAATTAAAGATTTTAATACTTGCTATTATTGCCAACACGGAAATAGGCGAGGGGCAGGATTTGATAAACCACAATTGGGTACAAGTGGTCCAACGTGTGGTTGTGCATCAATGCAAAGTTTTGGGCACACAGGTTTTACAGGAACTATGGCTTGGGCCGATCCTGAAAAGAATTTAATTTACGTGTTTTTATCAAACAGAACCTATCCAAATGCCGATGATAATAAATTATCAAAATCAAACACACGTGAAGATATTCAGCAAATTATTTACGACGCGTTAATTCAATAA